The Myxococcaceae bacterium JPH2 nucleotide sequence TCGCAAGCCGGATCGCGGCGCGGACACCAGCCTCGAGGATGGCGTCGGACTCCGCCCGGTCCGGGGTCGCGCGGGCGAGTTGCAGCGTCCCGGCGAGGAGCCCCAAAAAGGCCGCCGCATCTGCGACGCCCGCCTCCTTTCCTCGCCGTGACGACAACCAGACTGCAAGCGCATCAAGGGTCGGCGCGTTGTGGGATGCGAAGGCCTGTCGAGTCGCGCGGGGGTGCCGCCCCACCTCCGACGCCAAGGCCGCGACCGTGCATCCCATCCCCAATGCGTCGCGGTGCTCCGGGCTCAGGTAGGCGCGAACCAACATTTCCGGGGCAGCTCCATGGAGCGCTTGCGCGAACTCCTCATGCCGGGCGTCAAGCGTCCGAAGAAGGGCTTCTCGAAGCAGCGCCTCCTTCGACTTGAAGTGCGTGTAGAATGTGCCAACGGTCAGGCCAGCCTCCGCCATGATCTTCGCGAGGCCCACGGCGGCAATGCCGTGCTCACGAAAGAGGCGCGACGCGGCATCCAAGATCCGTTCGCGTGTCGCTTCATTATGTTCCGGCGCGTATCGCATCGGTGCCTCGTGAAGGTCGCATCCTTACTTCACCTTGATCACGACCTTGCCTTTCGCGCGTCCAGTCTCGACGTAGGACAGCGCTTCATTCGTCGACTGGAATGGAAAGGCCCTGTCTACCACCGCGCGGACGTGTCCCGCGTCGATGAGGGCGGCAATCTGTCGCAACTGGTCGCCGTTCGCCTTCATGAAGAGAAACGAAAATGAAACATTGAGGCTCTTTGCCTTTCGCTGTACACCCAAGCTCACCAGCCGAGTGAAGAGCTTCACGAACCAAGGCGCTCCGATCTCTTCCGCAAAGTCTGAATCAGGCGGACCGGAGATGGAAACAAGGCGCCCACCGGGCCGCAACACGCGCAAGGACTTGTCGAGCGTCTTGCCATCCTGACTGTGCAACACCAAGTCGTAGTCGCGCAGCTCGGTCTCGAAATCATCCTTCCTGTAGTCCACAATGACGTCCGCGCCGAGACTGCGAACCCAATCAACATTCGACGCACTCGTCGTGGTCGCGACGGTGGCGCCCAGATGCTTCGCCAACTGAATCGCAAATGTACCTACCCCGCCCGAGCCGGCTTGTATAAAGACCTTCTGGCCGTGCTTCAGTTGCCCCCTTTCGACCAGTGCTTGCCATGCCGTCAAACCCACCAGGGGAATCGATGCCGCTTCCTCCATCGAGAGTTTCTTCGGCTTCAATGCCACGTCCTTCTCCTGGACGGCGATGAGCTCCGCGAACGTGCCGATGCGATAGTCCGCAGGGCGAGCGTAGACCTCGTCACCAGGCTTGAAGTGCTTCACGCGTGCACCGACACGAACCACGACCCCGGCCACATCGTGCCCCAGGACGAGCGGCATGCGGTAAGGCAAGATCAGCTTAAACTCACCATTGCGAAGCTTTGAGTCCAGCAGGTTCACGCCAGCGGCGTGGACCTGGATGAGAACATCATCCTCCCGCACCTCCGGGTCTGCGATCTCCCCCGCCCGTAGAGCCACCTTGCTCCCATAGCGATCCAGAATGAATGCTTTCATGACGTTTCCCTTCACAACAGCGATAGTGCGACTTCGAACAGGACAGGAGACAAGGCTGTGGCCTGTGACTCGATCTTCATGTGGACCCGACGTCACCTGACG carries:
- a CDS encoding TetR/AcrR family transcriptional regulator; this translates as MRYAPEHNEATRERILDAASRLFREHGIAAVGLAKIMAEAGLTVGTFYTHFKSKEALLREALLRTLDARHEEFAQALHGAAPEMLVRAYLSPEHRDALGMGCTVAALASEVGRHPRATRQAFASHNAPTLDALAVWLSSRRGKEAGVADAAAFLGLLAGTLQLARATPDRAESDAILEAGVRAAIRLAT
- a CDS encoding NADP-dependent oxidoreductase translates to MKAFILDRYGSKVALRAGEIADPEVREDDVLIQVHAAGVNLLDSKLRNGEFKLILPYRMPLVLGHDVAGVVVRVGARVKHFKPGDEVYARPADYRIGTFAELIAVQEKDVALKPKKLSMEEAASIPLVGLTAWQALVERGQLKHGQKVFIQAGSGGVGTFAIQLAKHLGATVATTTSASNVDWVRSLGADVIVDYRKDDFETELRDYDLVLHSQDGKTLDKSLRVLRPGGRLVSISGPPDSDFAEEIGAPWFVKLFTRLVSLGVQRKAKSLNVSFSFLFMKANGDQLRQIAALIDAGHVRAVVDRAFPFQSTNEALSYVETGRAKGKVVIKVK